The following are from one region of the Falco biarmicus isolate bFalBia1 chromosome 1, bFalBia1.pri, whole genome shotgun sequence genome:
- the LOC130143811 gene encoding interleukin-8 produces the protein MNGKLVAVLALFLISVALSQGRTLARMGTELRCQCVATHSKFIPPKSIQDVKLTQSGPHCKNVEVIATLKDGREVCLEPTAPWVQLIVKAILANAQLNSDSPL, from the exons ATGAACGGCAAACTTGTGGCTGTCTTGGCTCTCTTCCTGATTTCAGTGGCATTGTCTCAGG GTAGGACCCTGGCAAGGATGGGAACTGAGCTCCGGTGCCAGTGTGTAGCCACTCATTCCAAGTTCATCCCTCCTAAATCCATTCAAGATGTGAAGCTGACACAGAGCGGCCCCCACTGCAAGAACGTTGAAGTCAT AGCGACTCTGAAGGACGGCAGAGAGGTGTGCTTGGAGCCCACTGCTCCCTGGGTACAGCTGATCGTGAAGGCAATTTTGGCTAA TGCTCAGCTCAATTCGGACTCACCGCTCTAA